The Salmo salar chromosome ssa19, Ssal_v3.1, whole genome shotgun sequence DNA window GTAGCGTTATCTCACCTGAACTCTGTTTGATTGTCTCACCTGAACTCTGTTTGATTGTCTCACCTGAACTCTGTTTGATTGTCTCACCTGAACTCTGTTTGATTGTCTCACCTGAACTCTGTTTGATTGTCTCACCTGAACTCTGTTTGATTATCTCACCTGAACTCTGTTTGATTGTCTCACCTGAACTCTGTTTGATTGTCTCACCTGAACTCTGTTTGATTGTCTTGGCTGATGATGTCTGAGAGCTGGAGGTAGAGCGAACCCTCAGGTCGGGGCTCATGCTGTCTTGTGCTGCTGTGGCGCCTGTCTTGCGTGGCTTCTTATCTGCTGTCAGGTGGGACAAGGGGGATGTCTTCTTGGCCAGCCTGATGCGGGGCCGTGTGCTGTTCACCTTCAGGTAGGCCTGGACCTTGTACTCCAGCAGCTCTCCGTAGTTGGCGTTGGTGACTCTGCACTCGTACAGGCCCTCGTCACTCTTTCCCACCCGGGAGATCTGCAGTTTGTGGGAGATGTCGTTTCCCTGTACCTTCACCGTCTGTAGGGAGATATAGAGATGTTCAACAAACAATGCAGGATCAACCTACATCACAAAGCCACATGACTAGTGGTGCAGTACAGAGAACCATGTAATGACACAACAGTAACACATAGTGATTGTTTTATGTGTCCATACTTATGGAGTCACATACTTATGGTGTCCatattctacatctgcattgcttgctgtttggggttttagactgggctTCTgtttaagcactttgtgacatctgcttatgtaaatacattttatttaatttgatGTCTTAATATGGACACCATACACATTCTGTACATGCAGTAACTTACACTTATTTTAGTCCCTTCATCGTCTGGATCCGGCTCTGGTATCACTTCCA harbors:
- the LOC106579689 gene encoding V-set and transmembrane domain-containing protein 2A, which gives rise to MMWTSQDFIGFVVLSSLCIQFGFCFEGKFTDIPSNLTVKEGQNIEMACAFQSGTTSVYLEIQWWFIRAPEEPSNSEEEDDDEEMEVIPEPDPDDEGTKISTVKVQGNDISHKLQISRVGKSDEGLYECRVTNANYGELLEYKVQAYLKVNSTRPRIRLAKKTSPLSHLTADKKPRKTGATAAQDSMSPDLRVRSTSSSQTSSAKTIKQSSGTRIATSFGLAILILACGFMRDNLL